The proteins below are encoded in one region of Pithys albifrons albifrons isolate INPA30051 chromosome 25, PitAlb_v1, whole genome shotgun sequence:
- the GHDC gene encoding GH3 domain-containing protein isoform X2 — MLPAVAVAAVVAVAVAVAVAVAVAVPALRHRLVRSALRCVGGRYRRRLEALGIDVRRSQERRLRQLLGTGTGAGAAGGCQEFRERHPLAQRCRDGAPGHAVSPVRPWALLRACWDTDSPLQGSLLYLDALGAAFPGVLAHQGTALLHWSPGRPRAPAGWPLPTLYCTPAPAGALASRGTALRVQLLFALRQRALRVLEAGLAAELHDALAALRTEWPLLAQQLALGRLKPQPGLPEGVRSQLQALLTPDAARAAELRTECARGFEGIVRRLWPQLEVVVVGSAHGTERLYCDALRQADCQGLPFYSPFYQVAGALLGVNLWPEEPVPQFLLCSDWAFFEFLPCPAEEEPQTMLLDELWEGREYGLVVTAQPGEYRCHTGEVLRVTGFHRQCPVVEPVRRESQKLSVRGESIPEEQFCQSLCRALGMWPGAHLVDYVCAESGLLGDSSGPCAPHYEVFMELQGLRDLSEGQRYKLDQCLQEDFPVYKSFRFKGSIGPLHLHLGSPGVLQPSHPGLHLMCTLQAMSLLWGLRR, encoded by the exons ATGCTGCCGGCGGTGGCCGTCGCGGCGGTGGTGGCCGTGGCCGTGGCCGTGGCCGTGGCCGTGGCCGTGGCTGTCCCCGCGCTGCGGCACCGCCTGGTCCGCTCCGCGCTGCGCTGCGTCGGGGGCCGATACCGGCGGCGGCTGGAGGCGCTGGGCATCGACGTGCGGCGGAGCCAGGAGCGGCGGCTGCGGCAGCTGCtgggcaccggcaccggcgcCGGTGCGGCCGGCG GCTGCCAGGAGTTCCGGGAGCGGCATCCCCTGGCGCAGCGCTGCCGGGACGGAGCGCCGGGGCATGCGGTGTCCCCAGTGCGCCCCTGGGCTTTGCTCCGCGCCTGCTGGGACACAGACTCCCCGCTGCAG GGGTCCCTGCTCTACCTGGATGCCCTCGGTGCCGCCTTCCCGGGGGTGCTGGCCCACCAGGGCACGGCGCTGCTGCACTGGAGCCCGGGCAGGCCCCGCGCCCCGGCGGGGTGGCCGCTGCCCACCCTGTACTGCaccccggccccggcgggcgCTCTGGCGTCGCGGGGCACCGCGCTACGGGTGCAGCTGCTCTTCGCGCTGCGGCAGCGCGCCCTGCGGGTGCTCGAGGCCGGGCTGGCGGCCGAGCTGCACGACGCGCTGGCGGCCCTGCGCACAGAATGGCCCCTGCTGGCCCAGCAGCTGGCGCTGGGCAGGCTGAAACCCCAGCCCGGGCTGCCCGAGGGGGTGCGGAGCCAGCTGCAGGCGCTGCTGACCCCTGATGCTGCCCGGGCGGCCGAGCTCCGCACTGAGTGTGCCCGCGGCTTCGAGGGCATCGTGCGGCGCCTATGGCCACagctggaggtggtggtggtggggtcAGCACACGGCACAGAGCGGCTCTACTGCGATGCCCTCCGCCAGGCTGactgccaggggctgccctTCTACTCCCCCTTCTACCAGGTGGCAGGAG CCCTACTCGGTGTGAACCTGTGGCCAGAAGAGCCAGTGCCTCAATTTCTGCTGTGCTCTGACTGGGCTTTCTTCGagttcctgccctgccctgcagaggaggagccaCAGACGATGCTGCTGGATGAGCTCTGGGAGGGACGGGAGTATGGGCTCGTTGTGACAGCTCAGCCAGGAGAGTACAG GTGTCATACCGGGGAGGTGCTGAGGGTGACTGGCTTCCACAGACAGTGTCCTGTAGTGGAACCTGTGCGCAG GGAGAGCCAGAAGTTGAGTGTGCGGGGTGAGAGTATCCCTGAGGAGCAGTTCTGCCAGAGCCTGTGCCGCGCCCTGGGCATGTGGCCGGGTGCTCACCTGGTTGACTATGTCTGTGCGGAGAGTGGCCTGCTGG gtgacTCTTCGGGACCCTGTGCTCCCCACTACGAGGTGTTCATGGAGCTGCAGGGCCTGCGGGACCTGTCAGAGGGGCAGCGCTACAAG CTGGACCAGTGTCTTCAGGAGGATTTCCCTGTCTACAAGTCCTTTCGCTTCAAGGGCAGCATTGGGCCCCTGCACCTGCACCTG ggcagcccaggggtccTGCAGCCCTCCCACCCTGGGCTTCACTTGATGTGTACCCTCCAAgccatgtccctgctgtggggGTTGAGGAGGTGA
- the GHDC gene encoding GH3 domain-containing protein isoform X1: MLPAVAVAAVVAVAVAVAVAVAVAVPALRHRLVRSALRCVGGRYRRRLEALGIDVRRSQERRLRQLLGTGTGAGAAGGCQEFRERHPLAQRCRDGAPGHAVSPVRPWALLRACWDTDSPLQGSLLYLDALGAAFPGVLAHQGTALLHWSPGRPRAPAGWPLPTLYCTPAPAGALASRGTALRVQLLFALRQRALRVLEAGLAAELHDALAALRTEWPLLAQQLALGRLKPQPGLPEGVRSQLQALLTPDAARAAELRTECARGFEGIVRRLWPQLEVVVVGSAHGTERLYCDALRQADCQGLPFYSPFYQVAGALLGVNLWPEEPVPQFLLCSDWAFFEFLPCPAEEEPQTMLLDELWEGREYGLVVTAQPGEYRCHTGEVLRVTGFHRQCPVVEPVRRESQKLSVRGESIPEEQFCQSLCRALGMWPGAHLVDYVCAESGLLGDSSGPCAPHYEVFMELQGLRDLSEGQRYKLDQCLQEDFPVYKSFRFKGSIGPLHLHLVGSGAFAQLREALGSAVPMPRVLREEQLLRLIQGSIIS, encoded by the exons ATGCTGCCGGCGGTGGCCGTCGCGGCGGTGGTGGCCGTGGCCGTGGCCGTGGCCGTGGCCGTGGCCGTGGCTGTCCCCGCGCTGCGGCACCGCCTGGTCCGCTCCGCGCTGCGCTGCGTCGGGGGCCGATACCGGCGGCGGCTGGAGGCGCTGGGCATCGACGTGCGGCGGAGCCAGGAGCGGCGGCTGCGGCAGCTGCtgggcaccggcaccggcgcCGGTGCGGCCGGCG GCTGCCAGGAGTTCCGGGAGCGGCATCCCCTGGCGCAGCGCTGCCGGGACGGAGCGCCGGGGCATGCGGTGTCCCCAGTGCGCCCCTGGGCTTTGCTCCGCGCCTGCTGGGACACAGACTCCCCGCTGCAG GGGTCCCTGCTCTACCTGGATGCCCTCGGTGCCGCCTTCCCGGGGGTGCTGGCCCACCAGGGCACGGCGCTGCTGCACTGGAGCCCGGGCAGGCCCCGCGCCCCGGCGGGGTGGCCGCTGCCCACCCTGTACTGCaccccggccccggcgggcgCTCTGGCGTCGCGGGGCACCGCGCTACGGGTGCAGCTGCTCTTCGCGCTGCGGCAGCGCGCCCTGCGGGTGCTCGAGGCCGGGCTGGCGGCCGAGCTGCACGACGCGCTGGCGGCCCTGCGCACAGAATGGCCCCTGCTGGCCCAGCAGCTGGCGCTGGGCAGGCTGAAACCCCAGCCCGGGCTGCCCGAGGGGGTGCGGAGCCAGCTGCAGGCGCTGCTGACCCCTGATGCTGCCCGGGCGGCCGAGCTCCGCACTGAGTGTGCCCGCGGCTTCGAGGGCATCGTGCGGCGCCTATGGCCACagctggaggtggtggtggtggggtcAGCACACGGCACAGAGCGGCTCTACTGCGATGCCCTCCGCCAGGCTGactgccaggggctgccctTCTACTCCCCCTTCTACCAGGTGGCAGGAG CCCTACTCGGTGTGAACCTGTGGCCAGAAGAGCCAGTGCCTCAATTTCTGCTGTGCTCTGACTGGGCTTTCTTCGagttcctgccctgccctgcagaggaggagccaCAGACGATGCTGCTGGATGAGCTCTGGGAGGGACGGGAGTATGGGCTCGTTGTGACAGCTCAGCCAGGAGAGTACAG GTGTCATACCGGGGAGGTGCTGAGGGTGACTGGCTTCCACAGACAGTGTCCTGTAGTGGAACCTGTGCGCAG GGAGAGCCAGAAGTTGAGTGTGCGGGGTGAGAGTATCCCTGAGGAGCAGTTCTGCCAGAGCCTGTGCCGCGCCCTGGGCATGTGGCCGGGTGCTCACCTGGTTGACTATGTCTGTGCGGAGAGTGGCCTGCTGG gtgacTCTTCGGGACCCTGTGCTCCCCACTACGAGGTGTTCATGGAGCTGCAGGGCCTGCGGGACCTGTCAGAGGGGCAGCGCTACAAG CTGGACCAGTGTCTTCAGGAGGATTTCCCTGTCTACAAGTCCTTTCGCTTCAAGGGCAGCATTGGGCCCCTGCACCTGCACCTGGTGGGGTCTGGGGCCTTTGCCCAGCTGCGGGAGGCGCTGGGCTCCGCTGTGCCCATGCCCAGGGTGCTGcgggaggagcagctgctgcgGCTCATTCAGGGCTCCATCATCTCCtag
- the LOC139682690 gene encoding inactive phospholipase C-like protein 2, with product MAEGPRGAQPPGSPRPAAPLPNGPRGGGGGGGGCGSPGSGSGSSSREDSAERSPAPTAPRASIMKDGSRQRPPQKKKTVSFSSMPNDRKINSTAACISLMLEGCELKKVRSNSRMYSRFFVLDTDMRSVRWEPSKKDSEKAKIEIKSVKEVRVGKKTPVLRSNGLSDQFPDECAFSIIYGDNYESLDLVASSADVVSAWVMGLRYLVSYGKHSPEAPGTGHPSLRTSWISSVFDLADLDKSGHIPVSRAVQLIKALNPGMKTSTIELKFKELQKASERPGGEVACDLFVEVYCELCTRPEIFFLLVQFSSNKEYLGVKDLLMFLEVEQGMEGVTEEKCLEIVGKYEPSKEGREKGYLAIDGFTRYLLSADCSIFDPQHRKVCQDMAQPLSHYYISSAHSACLLEDNFWGHSDISGYISALGLGCRSIELVLWDGPEGEPVVYTSPSAASCVPFRAVVGLIDKHAFTASAYPLILCLVVRCSAPQQRLAAQCLRKTLGEKLYLEPPNPVASYLPSPEQLKGRILIKGKKLPPGCEDSEGEVSDEEEGWELARRLGQEDREAPEGGGPRRVRLSRELSELVSLCQAVPFQDFESSRRGQRYWEMCSFSEVEAGRFANECPAELVSYNKRFLSRIYPSPMRIDASNMNPQDFWKCGCQMVAMNYQTPGLMMDLNAGWFRQNGACGYVLRPAIMREEVSYFSANAKDSLPGVPAQLLHLKVISGQNLPKPKGSGAKGEVVEPYVCAEIHGIPADCAEHRTKTALQSGDNPIFDESLEFQINLPELAVLRFVVLDDDYIGDEFIAQYTIPFECLQPGYRHVPLQSLAGEPLPHATLFVHVAITDRRGGGKGHRRGLAGRRGRRVREYTSTKATGIKAIDEVFRTATQPLREATDLRENVQNALVSFKELCGLTPAANMKQCILTVSTWLLHSDSTLSVTLNLAEQYPPMEAQGPIPDLLRKVLTAYETMIQTSRTLIESADVVYGKLIQAQQAGMDFHKELHRIETKEGLRGRKLQKALESFAWNITVLKGQADLLKHAKAEALDNLWQIHNAGQSCGIGRNGSASPELSRPRVPLDPIPETDGGGDTASC from the exons ATGGCAGAGGGGCCCCGGGGCGCTCAGCCGCCGGGCTCGCCCCGCCCCGCTGCCCCGCTGCCCAACGGGCCccgtggcggcggcggcggcggcggcggctgcggcaGCCCCGGCTCGGGCtcgggcagcagcagccgcgaGGACTCGGCGGAGCGAAGCCCCGCGCCCACCGCGCCTCGGGCCAGCATCATGAAG GATGGCTCCCGGCAGCGGCCGCCACAGAAGAAGAAGACAGTGTCCTTCAGCTCCATGCCCAACGACCGCAAGATCAACAGCACGGCCGCCTGCATCTCCCTCATGCTGGAGGGCTGCGAGCTGAAGAAGGTGCGCTCCAACTCCCGCATGTACAGCCGCTTCTTCGTGCTGGACACTGACATGCGCTCTGTGCGCTGGGAGCCCTCCAAGAAGGACTCGGAGAAGGCCAAGATCGAGATCAAGTCAGTCAAAGAGGTGCGTGTGGGCAAGAAGACACCTGTCCTGCGCAGCAATGGCCTCTCCGACCAGTTCCCGGATGAGTGCGCCTTCTCTATCATCTATGGAGACAACTACGAGTCCCTGGACCTGGTGGCCAGTTCGGCCGATGTGGTGAGCGCCTGGGTGATGGGGCTGCGGTACCTGGTGTCCTACGGgaagcacagccctgaggcACCTGGGACTGGCCACCCCAGCCTCCGGACCTCTTGGATCTCCTCTGTCTTCGACCTTGCCGACCTGGATAAGTCTGGTCACATCCCTGTGTCCCGGGCTGTGCAGCTGATCAAAGCACTCAACCCTGGCATGAAGACTTCCACCATCGAGCTGAAGTTCAAGGAGCTGCAGAAGGCCAGTGAGCGTCCTGGAGGGGAGGTGGCCTGTGACCTCTTCGTGGAGGTGTACTGTGAGCTCTGCACCCGTCCCGAGATCTTCTTCCTGCTGGTCCAGTTCTCCAGCAACAAGGAATACCTGGGTGTGAAGGACCTGCTGATGTTCCTGGAGGTGGAGCAGGGCATGGAGGGGGTCACAGAGGAGAAGTGCTTGGAGATCGTTGGCAAATATGAGCCCTCCAAGGAGGGCCGGGAGAAGGGCTATCTGGCCATCGACGGCTTCACACGCTACCTGCTCTCTGCTGACTGCTCCATCTTTGACCCGCAGCACCGCAAGGTCTGCCAGGACATGGCGCAGCCCCTCTCCCACTACTACatcagctctgcccacagcgCCTGCCTGCTGGAGGACAACTTCTGGGGCCACTCGGACATCAGTGGCTACATCAGTGCCCTGGGCCTGGGCTGCCGCAGCATCGAActggtgctgtgggatggcCCTGAGGGCGAGCCTGTGGTCTATACCAGCccctcagctgcctcctgcGTGCCCTTCCGTGCCGTGGTGGGGCTGATAGATAAACATGCCTTCACTGCCTCTGCCTACCCCCTCATCCTCTGCCTGGTGGTGCGCTGCTCGGCCCCCCAGCAGCGCCTCGCTGCCCAGTGCCTGCGCAAGACACTGGGGGAGAAGCTGTACCTAGAGCCCCCCAACCCCGTGGCATCCTACCTGccctccccagagcagctcaaGGGCCGCATCCTCATCAAGGGTAAGAAGCTGCCACCTGGCTGTGAGGACAGCGAGGGGGAGGTGTCAGACGAGGAGGAAGGCTGGGAGCTGGCGCGGCGGCTGGGCCAGGAGGACCGGGAGGCACCGGAGGGAGGTGGCCCGCGGCGGGTGCGCCTCAGCCGGGAGCTCTCGGAGCTGGTGAGCCTCTGCCAGGCTGTTCCCTTTCAGGACTTTGAGAGCTCACGGCGTGGGCAACGCTACTGGGAGATGTGCTCCTTCAGCGAGGTGGAAGCGGGACGCTTTGCCAACGAGTGCCCAGCTGAGCTGGTCAGCTACAACAAGCGGTTCCTCTCCCGCATCTATCCCAGCCCCATGCGCATCGATGCCAGCAACATGAATCCCCAGGACTTCTGGAAGTGTGGCTGCCAGATGGTGGCCATGAACTACCAGACACCGGGGCTCATGATGGACCTGAATGCGGGCTGGTTCCGTCAGAATGGGGCCTGTGGCTACGTCCTCCGCCCAGCCATCATGCGGGAGGAGGTCTCCTATTTCAGTGCCAATGCCAAGGACTCCTTGCCCGGGGTGCCCGCTCAGCTTCTGCACCTCAAGGTTATCAGCGGGCAGAACCTGCCCAAGCCCAAGGGCTCAGGGGCCAAGGGGGAGGTGGTGGAGCCCTACGTCTGTGCCGAAATCCATGGCATCCCAGCTGACTGTGCCGAGCACCGCACCAAGACAGCCCTGCAGAGTGGGGACAACCCCATCTTTGATGAGAGCCTGGAGTTCCAAATCAACCTGCCAGAGCTGGCCGTCCTGCGCTTTGTCGTGTTGGACGATGACTACATTGGGGATGAGTTCATTGCCCAGTACACCATTCCCTTCGAGTGCCTGCAGCCTGGCTACCGCCATGTCCCCCTCCAGTCACTGGCCGGGGAGCCCCTGCCCCACGCCACCCTCTTCGTGCATGTGGCCATCACTGACCGCCGTGGTGGGGGTAAGGGGCACCGCCGGGGGCTGGCGGGGCGCCGGGGCCGCCGAGTGCGGGAATACACCTCCACCAAGGCCACAGGCATCAAAGCCATCGACGAGGTCTTCCGGACGGCCACGCAGCCACTGCGGGAGGCCACTGACCTGCGGGAGAATGTGCAG AACGCACTGGTCTCCTTCAAGGAGCTGTGTGGACTGACGCCTGCTGCCAACATGAAGCAGTGCATCCTGACAGTGTCCACGTGGCTgctgcacagtgacagcacGCTCAGCGTCACCCTTAACCTGGCCGAGCAGTACCCCCCCATGGAGGCCCAGGGCCCCATCCCTGACCTGCTGCGCAAGGTCCTCACTGCCTACGAGACG ATGATCCAGACCAGCCGGACTCTGATCGAATCTGCCGACGTGGTGTATGGGAAGCTcatccaggcacagcaggcag GGATGGATTTCCACAAGGAGCTGCACCGCATTGAGACCAAggaggggctgcggggccgcaAGCTGCAGAAGGCGCTGGAGAGCTTCGCCTGGAACATCACTGTGCTCAAG ggccaggctgaCCTCCTGAAGCACGCCAAGGCGGAGGCATTGGACAACCTGTGGCAGATCCACAATGCAGGACAGTCCTGTGGCATCGGCAGGAACGGCTCGGCCTCACCGGAGCTCTCCCGGCCGCGCGTCCCACTGGACCCCATCCCTGAGACAGACGGTGGTGGCGACACGGCGTCCTGCTAA
- the HCRT gene encoding hypocretin neuropeptide precursor, which translates to MEVPNIKLQRAACLLLLLLLCSLAAARQSLPDCCRQKTCSCRVYDLLHGMGNHAAGILTLGKRKSVPLAFQSRLYRLLHGSGNHAAGILTMGKRGEHPGTTCHDTSGCPVGTDTQATPALRGADGSPASPRECQGHSGRDLSMSQAQGTVRSFY; encoded by the exons ATGGAGGTGCCCAACATCAAG CTCCAGCGAGCTgcctgcctcctgctcctgctcctgctctgctccctggccGCTGCCCGGCAGAGCCTGCCCGACTGCTGCCGGCAGAAGACCTGCTCCTGCCGTGTCTATGACCTCCTGCACGGCATGGGCAACCACGCTGCTGGTATCCTCACGCTGGGCAAGAGAAAGAGTGTTCCCCTGGCCTTCCAGAGCCGACTGTACCGCCTGCTCCACGGCTCCGGCAACCACGCCGCGGGCATCCTCACCATGGGCAAGCGCGGGGAGCACCCTGGCACCACCTGCCACGACACCTCGGGCTGCCCCGTGGGGACAGACACCCAGGCAACACCAGCACTGCGGGGTGCTGAcggcagccctgccagccccagagagTGCCAGGGACACTCAGGGAGGGACCTGAGCATGAGCCAGGCCCAGGGGACTGTAAGGAGCTTCTATTGA